The nucleotide sequence NNNNNNNNNNNNNNNNNNNNNNNNNNNNNNNNNNNNNNNNNNNNNNNNNNNNNNNNNNNNNNNNNNNNNNNNNNNNNNNNNNNNNNNNNNNNNNNNNNNNNNNNNNNNNNNNNNNNNNNNNNNNNNNNNNNNNNNNNNNNNNNNNNNNNNNNNNNNNNNNNNNNNNNNNNNNNNNNNNNNNNNNNNNNNNNNNNNNNNNNNNNNNNNNNNNNNNNNNNNNNNNNNNNNNNNNNNNNNNNNNNNNNNNNNNNNNNNNNNNNNNNNNNNNNNNNNNNNNNNNNNNNNNNNNNNNNNNNNNNNNNNNNNNNNNNNNNNNNNNNNNNNNNNNNNNNNNNNNNNNNNNNNNNNNNNNNNNNNNNNNNNNNNNNNNNNNNNNNNNNNNNNNNNNNNNNNNNNNNNNNNNNNNNNNNNNNNNNNNNNNNNNNNNNNNNNNNNNNNNNNNNNNNNNNNNNNNNNNNNNNNNNNNNNNNNNNNNNNNNNNNNNNNNNNNNNNNNNNNNNNNNNNNNNNNNNNNNNNNNNNNNNNNNNNNNNNNNNNNNNNNNNNNNNNNNNNNNNNNNNNNNNNNNNNNNNNNNNNNNNNNNNNNNNNNNNNNNNNNNNNNNNNNNNNNNNNNNNNNNNNNNNNNNNNNNNNNNNNNNNNNNNNNNNNNNNNNNNNNNNNNNNNNNNNNNNNNNNNNNNNNNNNNNNNNNNNNNNNNNNNNNNNNNNNNNNNNNNNNNNNNNNNNNNNNNNNNNNNNNNNNNNNNNNNNNNNNNNNNNNNNNNNNNNNNNNNNNNNNNNNNNNNNNNNNNNNNNNNNNNNNNNNNNNNNNNNNNNNNNNNNNNNNNNNNNNNNNNNNNNNNNNNNNNNNNNNNNNNNNNNNNNNNNNNNNNNNNNNNNNNNNNNNNNNNNNNNNNNNNNNNNNNNNNNNNNNNNNNNNNNNNNNNNNNNNNNNNNNNNNNNNNNNNNNNNNNNNNNNNNNNNNNNNNNNNNNNNNNNNNNNNNNNNNNNNNNNNNNNNNNNNNNNNNNNNNNNNNNNNNNNNNNNNNNNNNNNNNNNNNNNNNNNNNNNNNNNNNNNNNNNNNNNNNNNNNNNNNNNNNNNNNNNNNNNNNNNNNNNNNNNNNNNNNNNNNNNNNNNNNNNGAGTTCTCATAAATGAAGGAGTTTGATATGAAGAAGAACTTTTTGAAGAGTTGTGTTTAAATAGATGAAATATCATTCACAGTGACAGCAAAAAGACAATTGACAATGATTGACAGTGTGCAGCTTGAAGACTAAAGGACACGTTGTTGAACCTGGTCCTAGTACTAAGAAAGATAAGAGGTCATAGCCAAAGAGTTGTAACTGATGTATTAAGAGTTAGTTACAGAGTTGTAATATCTATATAATTCTAATACCATtgaattataaactgagttagatTTATTGTCTTCAGGTTAGAAGAGTTGTAATATCGATATAATTCTAGTACCATtgaattataaactgagttaggtTTATTGTCTTCAAGTTAGAAAACTTGAAGACTTGGAATCACACATCTTGGGAGGTTTGTGAATTGAGCCTAATTGAGAGTtaagagtttataattcctagattACCCAGAGTCTTGTATAAGTGCAGAGACTCAAAGTTATTTTGGTGAAGTTTGGGGTTAAACCTCGTAGAAGTGCAGCtcgtaattttttattttccactTCTCCACGTGAAAACAATTGTCTCTTTCACTTTAAGTTTTACTGATtcattaaaatacatatattaggCAACATGTTTCATACATAGGCAACTCTTAAGTAATAATGAGTAAACTTATAGGTCGTgtggaattcaaaattttatacttttttttaaatcaatattaattacatttattgaacaacattataatagaaaattttaatcaaattattcTTGCAAGGTGAAAGAAGCAATTAAAAAGGATTATAAAAGTAACTCATAtggagcaaataaaaagaaacagaaacggaggaagtaacattttatttatttaacatcAAACCACACTTAAAACGGCtttagaggaaaaataaaaagcagATACAAACATAAGCAATAATAGATAACATGTTGCATGCATCAAACATAAGCATAAGCAGATACAATCAAGCACTTAGGTGCTCCGCTCCTCCAAGCTGCGCACTTCATGTCCGGCGTCAATTGTTTTTGGAACCCACACTAGGTCATTACCAGATGTGAAGAAGTGACAGACAGGTGATGTTCCTGGTAATATACCGAGCACTTGGAAAGATACATGAGATGGACTCCATTCAGAGGTATCAAAGTGACATAAAGCCATAGTTTCCACTCTATCACCCTTTGCTTTATTCCCTAATGAAACCTTGAACACCTTTCCTTTACTGCCAACTGTGGAATGACAGTAGAAAACGGTGTAAATACTAGGCATCAAATGACACGCCACCATCTTAGGAGGGGTAAATTCTTGAGCATCCAAAATAGTATAGTTTTGGAGGGGAGTAGTTGAGTGCTCCTCTGAGAAATGAGTTGTGGTGGACAGAGCTTCGATTTGGGTGTTATCTCCCATGATTCCTTGAACAAAATCAAGCATTGCCTCCGCGGATGTGGCACAGTACCTTGTCTCTCCCTTTATGAGTGATTCTGATTCACAGTCTTTCAATGCATCTATCATGGGTTTTGCATGTGGAGAGTTTTTAGATAAGGAGAAACGTTGAAGAAGGTTTGGGAGTTCCTTCAGTAAAAATGGAATGGAATCGGTTGCTTTTTGGGGAAAGTATTGCATGGAAGCACGATGTAGAAAGGAGGGATTTGTTATTGTTTTCCCTATCTTTAGATCATCCATAAGAAAGAAAAGTGATCTTACAGAAGGAGAAATCTCTGGTTGATGTATGTCTTCAGCTCCCTTGGCATACCCATAGAGCTTGTGATATTTATAAAGAATAGGGACATTCAAACCAGATATCTCTTGTTGGTATTTGTCTTCAGCTCCCTGTTTAAATTTATATTCGGAACCATAAATTGCTTTTAATGCTTCTTGATGATTGTCTTGTGAAATAAAGAGAGATTCAGCATTTCCTTCAACTATTTTCCTAGCTTTTGTTCCACAAGCAACCTGCCATATTATATTACGAAGTGAGCaacatatacatttatataataaatagtaaaaaaaaataacagtATGAAATTACCATATTATATTATGAGGTGAACAACATATACATTTATATTATAAGTAGGATCAATAACAATGAGAGTATGAAATTACCAGCAAAATTAAGGAGAGCAGTACACAAAAACCAAAATTAAGATccatttgtttttcttgttgggttcttaagaaaatttttataAAGTAAGAGATATATATAGTAGAATGTATATAATTGGAGAGTCAAAATTAATGTAATTATGCTACCACGTTTCAAAAACTGGTCACACATACACCAAATGGCCTTTGCATGCAAAAGTTAGGCCCCAGTAAACACATACACACCAAATGGCCTTTTGCATGTAAAAGTTAATTAGCCCTAGTTTCAACTTTCCACACATACAAATATTAAACTTTTTTCATCTAATTTATGATCAACGTTAACAAACAAAAGCCGTCTTTGTTATTTCATCATTTAGTAATGATTAATAGTGATTGGTTATCACTATAGACTAACTTCCTcctttacttttaattttaacatGGTGAGTTCGAGTAATAACTAAACAAAATGTTGTCATGTAACAATTAATAAAGAAGTATGTTCGAAAATTATGGTGTATTTTAAAAGCTGATAACAAATGTCGGTCATCCACAAATGACTAGATATGCACTTGACAACACATAGCCTTTTGCATGTAAGAGTTTGGACAAGTGGCTTGTGTTGCAAAATTATTAtgtatttcaaaagaaaataacaaatgtcGGTGATCTAAAAATGACTAATACTGCACTTGGCAGCACATAAAACAGATGGCTTTTGCATGTAAGAGTTTGGAGGAGTGGCAAGCCATTTTTTATTGTGCtggaaaattattatttatttaaaagttAATAACAAATGTCGGTGATCTAAAAATGACTAGATATGCACTTGACAACACATACAACAGATGGCCTTTTGAATGTAAGAGTTTGAACAAGTggttgatgtgctagatttttatagcacatttaagactttttaactagaaataattgtataCTTACTGatgttttgatgttatttcttaagatattGTAGGAAAGTcgattcatgaaaataaataacaatggagcagaAGAActgaaatctggtgtaaataagctgaagtgtagctgacgtcaattctgaagcgccgtcatacatgggacagaCAGTCAAAGTTgtcgtcaagcttagacagaacctgagaaGCTGAGATAAAATGTGACAACGTTTAGGACGGCCGTCAAATATGTCACATGGCGTAAAAATCGGCGTCATCCAGAGGCAGAGTATGTTGATTTTCAGTGAAGTTGTGATGGCAGTTTTCACGCGCCGTCAAATTTTCTTGACACGCCGTCAGGTTTGCCGTAtgaagagtcagaagataacaattcactggaatctttgacgACATCTTGCACACATCGTCAGGTATCTGACGCGCCGTCAAAAGCATCGTCGTCTAAtccgaagagaaaactgaaacgttaattttatttccttatttagggttgactatgtaaagacttgttttagggtttttagaaGAGGGGGATCTGTCATTATCTATCAGGCATTAAACTAGGGAAGAGAGGCacgtaacattgctctcttacatcaattattcttcttatttttatcaactatttttgggtttctatcttgtgattcaatcgaagaaactacttgttattttccatctaatcgtaagttatccttatcattatgaattcaacttg is from Capsicum annuum cultivar UCD-10X-F1 chromosome 5, UCD10Xv1.1, whole genome shotgun sequence and encodes:
- the LOC107853914 gene encoding BURP domain protein USPL1; the protein is MDLNFGFCVLLSLILLVACGTKARKIVEGNAESLFISQDNHQEALKAIYGSEYKFKQGAEDKYQQEISGLNVPILYKYHKLYGYAKGAEDIHQPEISPSVRSLFFLMDDLKIGKTITNPSFLHRASMQYFPQKATDSIPFLLKELPNLLQRFSLSKNSPHAKPMIDALKDCESESLIKGETRYCATSAEAMLDFVQGIMGDNTQIEALSTTTHFSEEHSTTPLQNYTILDAQEFTPPKMVACHLMPSIYTVFYCHSTVGSKGKVFKVSLGNKAKGDRVETMALCHFDTSEWSPSHVSFQVLGILPGTSPVCHFFTSGNDLVWVPKTIDAGHEVRSLEERST